In Acidovorax sp. GBBC 1281, a single window of DNA contains:
- a CDS encoding sulfatase family protein — protein sequence MTSSRPNLIFILADDLGYADLGCTGARDAYSVPVDVSPRLDALAAEGLRCTRGYSNSAVCSPTRFALATGRWQYRLRGAAEEPLASVHGDKVLGLPPGHPTLPSLLRDAGYATALVGKWHLGYPPHFGPRMSGYDTFYGFHAGGSDYFAHCDPRGRPDFWVNETEHTEDGYLTDLLSRRAVDFVRDQTADRPFLLSLHYSAPHWPWLTRDDRAESQRLAGFGKHIDGGSLETYQRMVHHMDEGIGWVLDALQEKGLAENTLIVFTSDNGGERYSNNWPFVGQKMDLLEGGIRVPLLARWPARIAPGRVSDTPSLTMDWTATFLDAAGVAAHPDYPLDGTSLLPLFDDPAWNPERDLCWRMKHREQRALVRGRHKYLQVDGVEYLFDVVADPRERANLRDREPARLAELRAAWQAWDAELPAIPPEAKVSLVFTRNELPQATF from the coding sequence ATGACGTCCTCCCGCCCCAATCTGATCTTCATCCTTGCCGACGACCTGGGCTATGCCGACCTGGGCTGCACCGGCGCCCGCGACGCCTACAGCGTGCCCGTGGATGTCTCACCGCGCCTGGACGCGCTGGCGGCCGAAGGCCTGCGATGCACGCGGGGCTACTCGAATTCGGCCGTGTGCTCGCCCACGCGGTTCGCACTGGCCACGGGGCGCTGGCAGTACCGCCTGCGCGGCGCGGCCGAGGAGCCGCTGGCCAGCGTGCACGGCGACAAGGTGCTGGGCCTGCCACCCGGCCACCCCACGCTGCCTTCGCTGCTGCGCGATGCGGGCTACGCCACCGCCCTGGTGGGCAAGTGGCACCTGGGCTACCCGCCGCACTTCGGCCCGCGCATGTCCGGCTACGACACGTTCTACGGCTTCCATGCCGGCGGCTCGGACTACTTCGCGCATTGCGACCCGCGCGGCCGCCCGGACTTCTGGGTCAACGAAACCGAGCACACCGAAGACGGCTACCTCACCGACCTGCTCAGCCGCCGGGCGGTGGACTTCGTGCGCGACCAGACGGCGGACCGCCCCTTTCTGCTGAGCCTGCACTACAGCGCGCCCCACTGGCCCTGGCTCACGCGGGACGACCGCGCCGAATCGCAACGGCTCGCCGGTTTCGGCAAGCACATCGACGGCGGCAGCCTGGAAACCTACCAGCGCATGGTCCACCACATGGACGAAGGCATCGGCTGGGTGCTGGATGCGCTGCAGGAAAAGGGCCTGGCCGAAAACACCCTGATCGTCTTCACCAGCGACAACGGCGGCGAGCGCTATTCCAACAACTGGCCGTTCGTGGGCCAGAAGATGGACCTGCTGGAAGGCGGCATCCGCGTGCCGCTACTGGCGCGCTGGCCCGCCCGCATCGCCCCGGGCCGCGTGAGCGACACGCCCAGCCTCACCATGGACTGGACCGCCACCTTCCTCGACGCGGCCGGCGTGGCGGCCCATCCCGACTACCCGCTGGACGGCACCAGCCTGCTGCCGCTGTTCGACGACCCCGCGTGGAATCCGGAGCGCGACCTGTGCTGGCGCATGAAGCACCGCGAGCAGCGCGCGCTGGTGCGCGGCCGCCACAAGTACCTGCAGGTGGACGGCGTGGAATACCTGTTCGACGTGGTGGCCGATCCGCGCGAGCGCGCCAACCTGCGCGATCGCGAGCCCGCGCGCCTGGCCGAGTTGCGCGCCGCGTGGCAGGCGTGGGATGCGGAGTTGCCCGCAATCCCGCCGGAGGCCAAGGTCTCGCTCGTGTTCACCCGCAACGAATTGCCGCAGGCCACCTTCTGA
- a CDS encoding creatininase family protein, with protein MTSPRTAPPAPPSRFWAEWSARDFAQAQASGRAAQTVAVLPVAAIEQHGPHLPLSVDAALLQGVIDAALPQLPAEVPALFLPPQNVGLSTEHTAYAGTLTLKPATLIALWTELGECVARAGVKKLLLLNGHGGQVSVMDIVARELRQHCGLLVYSASWFSLPLPEAVSVQFSAEEHRFGIHGGEIETSMMLHLAPGTVHMAQAQHWRSTSQDRAERYALLGNGKSAKMGWAMQDYHPAGAVGNAAGATAEKGRAVVQAAAAALVQLLGELHALPLDTVVDRPGGGD; from the coding sequence ATGACCTCACCCCGCACCGCTCCCCCGGCCCCGCCTTCCCGCTTCTGGGCCGAATGGTCCGCCCGCGATTTCGCGCAGGCGCAAGCCTCGGGCCGGGCGGCGCAAACCGTCGCCGTGTTGCCGGTGGCGGCCATCGAGCAGCATGGCCCCCACCTGCCGCTGAGCGTGGATGCCGCCCTGCTGCAGGGCGTGATCGATGCCGCGCTGCCGCAACTGCCGGCCGAGGTGCCGGCGCTGTTCCTGCCGCCGCAGAACGTGGGCCTGAGCACCGAGCACACGGCCTATGCCGGCACCCTCACGCTCAAGCCCGCCACGCTCATCGCGCTGTGGACCGAACTGGGCGAATGCGTGGCCCGCGCGGGCGTGAAGAAGCTGCTGCTGCTCAACGGCCACGGCGGCCAGGTGAGCGTGATGGACATCGTGGCGCGCGAGCTGCGCCAGCACTGCGGCCTGCTGGTGTACAGCGCCAGCTGGTTCAGCCTGCCGCTGCCCGAGGCGGTGAGCGTGCAGTTCAGCGCCGAGGAGCACCGCTTCGGCATCCACGGCGGCGAGATCGAGACATCGATGATGTTGCACCTCGCCCCCGGCACCGTGCACATGGCGCAGGCGCAGCACTGGCGCTCCACCTCGCAGGACCGCGCGGAGCGCTATGCCCTCCTGGGCAACGGCAAGAGCGCCAAGATGGGCTGGGCCATGCAGGATTACCACCCGGCCGGCGCGGTGGGCAACGCCGCGGGCGCCACGGCAGAAAAAGGCCGGGCGGTGGTGCAGGCCGCGGCAGCGGCGCTGGTGCAGTTGCTGGGCGAGCTGCACGCGTTGCCGCTCGATACCGTGGTGGACCGGCCCGGGGGCGGAGACTGA
- a CDS encoding carboxymuconolactone decarboxylase family protein, whose translation MSAGRYERGRRMLAAVDGPAGLAVVEALAQSFPDFARYLLEFPFGDIYAREGLGLRERELATVAALCALGHALPQLKVHVHAALHVGCQPQEIVEVVMQMAVYAGFPAALNGLSVVREVFAESGIALPLA comes from the coding sequence ATGAGCGCCGGGCGCTACGAACGGGGCCGCCGCATGCTGGCCGCCGTGGACGGCCCTGCCGGCCTGGCGGTGGTCGAAGCGCTGGCCCAGTCGTTTCCGGACTTCGCGCGCTACCTGCTGGAGTTTCCTTTCGGCGACATCTATGCCCGCGAAGGGCTGGGCCTGCGCGAGCGCGAGCTGGCCACCGTGGCGGCGCTGTGCGCCCTCGGCCATGCGCTGCCGCAGTTGAAGGTGCATGTGCACGCCGCGCTGCACGTGGGCTGCCAGCCCCAGGAAATCGTGGAGGTGGTGATGCAGATGGCGGTATACGCGGGCTTTCCAGCCGCGCTCAACGGGCTGTCCGTCGTGCGCGAGGTGTTCGCGGAATCGGGCATCGCACTGCCGCTGGCGTGA
- a CDS encoding LysR family transcriptional regulator: MPNLLDSRSLALFLAVADALSFRQAAETLHLSQPPLSRAIRELEERLGTRLFDRTTQGVALTDAGRRLLPYARRVGQLLRDAQAAVAAQGMPATLRLGLTSAAWFRGLAQRVQAAQPGTTVSVVSDASPKLVRQLGAGKLDAAFVALPTQAPGLDVQELDRLAMVVAMPSSHPLARRRSVRLADLASEALFWFERARQPAFYDHCQQVFSRHGFAAPKLREPADHHVLLAEVASGRGMALLPRSFTALRRPGVVYRALAEGEALAVGIGLATREGRQPLRDVLIAAAGVGPAPHQLAPPPPAAAKTQRGGPDAAAKRR, from the coding sequence ATGCCGAACCTTCTCGATTCCCGCTCTCTCGCGCTCTTTCTGGCGGTGGCGGATGCCCTCAGCTTCCGGCAGGCGGCCGAAACCCTGCACCTGTCCCAGCCGCCGCTGAGCCGGGCCATCCGCGAGTTGGAGGAGCGGCTGGGAACGCGGCTCTTCGACCGCACCACCCAGGGCGTGGCGCTCACCGATGCCGGGCGCCGGCTGCTGCCCTACGCGCGCCGCGTCGGCCAGTTGCTGCGCGATGCGCAAGCGGCGGTAGCGGCCCAGGGCATGCCGGCCACGCTGCGCCTGGGCCTGACCAGCGCGGCCTGGTTCCGCGGGCTGGCGCAGCGGGTGCAGGCGGCGCAGCCGGGCACCACGGTGTCGGTGGTGTCCGATGCCTCGCCGAAGCTGGTGCGGCAACTGGGCGCTGGCAAACTGGATGCCGCCTTCGTCGCGCTGCCGACGCAGGCCCCCGGGCTCGACGTGCAGGAACTGGATCGCCTGGCCATGGTCGTGGCGATGCCGTCGTCCCACCCGCTGGCCCGACGCAGGTCGGTTCGCCTCGCCGACCTGGCGAGCGAGGCGCTCTTTTGGTTCGAGCGCGCGCGCCAGCCCGCGTTCTACGACCACTGCCAGCAGGTGTTTTCGCGCCATGGGTTCGCCGCACCGAAGCTGCGGGAGCCGGCGGACCACCACGTGCTGCTCGCGGAGGTGGCCAGCGGGCGCGGCATGGCGCTGCTGCCCCGGTCGTTCACCGCGCTGCGGCGGCCCGGTGTGGTGTACCGGGCGCTGGCCGAGGGCGAGGCGCTGGCGGTCGGCATCGGGCTGGCGACGCGGGAGGGCCGGCAGCCGCTGCGCGATGTGCTGATCGCGGCGGCGGGCGTGGGCCCTGCGCCGCACCAGCTTGCCCCGCCGCCCCCGGCTGCCGCCAAAACGCAGCGCGGTGGACCGGACGCGGCGGCCAAGCGCCGTTGA
- a CDS encoding HD domain-containing protein has protein sequence MPTSTVSEARAYAVALHGAQMYGPHPYSHHLDAVAAVLAPYGEEAQVIGYLHDVVEDTQATVLDVQARFGERVAACVALLTDAPGATRKERKSKTYAKLAEVTGPLELALLVKVADRLCNVRACVADGHRALWTVYQGEHAVFKAAAFRAGLCDALWTELDALLADGALPQGA, from the coding sequence ATGCCCACTTCCACCGTATCCGAAGCCCGCGCCTACGCGGTCGCCCTGCATGGCGCACAGATGTACGGGCCGCACCCCTATTCGCACCACCTCGACGCCGTGGCCGCTGTCCTTGCGCCCTACGGCGAGGAAGCCCAGGTGATCGGCTACCTGCACGACGTGGTGGAGGACACCCAGGCCACCGTACTCGACGTACAGGCCCGCTTCGGCGAACGGGTGGCGGCGTGCGTCGCGCTGCTCACGGACGCGCCGGGGGCGACCCGAAAAGAGCGCAAATCAAAGACCTACGCCAAGCTCGCCGAAGTGACCGGGCCCTTGGAACTGGCGTTGTTGGTGAAGGTAGCGGACCGGCTCTGCAACGTGCGGGCGTGCGTGGCGGACGGCCACCGCGCGCTCTGGACGGTCTACCAGGGCGAGCACGCCGTGTTCAAGGCCGCCGCATTTCGCGCGGGGCTTTGCGATGCGCTGTGGACCGAACTGGACGCACTCTTGGCCGATGGCGCGCTGCCGCAGGGCGCCTGA
- a CDS encoding oxidoreductase, translated as MPHPAPASHTLLGDRAVHRLGYGAMQLAGPGVFGPPKDRAAAVAVLRAAVESGVNHIDTSDFYGPHITNQIIREALAPYPDDLVIVTKIGAVRDGQGAWLPALSPDALRQAVHDNLRHIGLDVLEVVNLRAMFSTHGPAEGSIEAPLSALAELQRQGLVRHIGLSNVTPAQVAEGRRLCAIACVQNHYNLVHRDDDALIDDLARDGIPYVPFFPLGGFSPLQSAALSEVAQRLGATTMQVALAWLLRRSPHLLLIPGTSSVAHLRENLAAATLVLPDDAMLTLDRMADRAAG; from the coding sequence ATGCCCCATCCCGCCCCCGCATCCCACACCCTCCTCGGCGACCGCGCCGTCCACCGGCTCGGCTACGGGGCCATGCAACTGGCGGGCCCTGGTGTCTTCGGTCCCCCCAAAGACCGCGCGGCGGCCGTGGCCGTGTTGCGCGCGGCGGTGGAAAGCGGTGTGAACCACATCGACACCAGCGACTTCTACGGCCCGCACATCACCAACCAGATCATTCGCGAGGCGCTCGCGCCGTACCCGGACGATTTGGTCATCGTCACCAAGATCGGCGCCGTGCGCGACGGGCAGGGGGCGTGGCTGCCCGCGCTCTCGCCCGATGCGCTGCGGCAGGCGGTGCACGACAACCTGCGCCACATCGGCCTGGATGTGCTGGAGGTGGTCAACCTGCGCGCCATGTTCAGCACGCACGGCCCGGCCGAAGGATCGATCGAGGCCCCGCTGAGCGCGCTGGCCGAGCTGCAGCGTCAGGGCCTGGTGCGCCACATCGGCCTGAGCAACGTGACACCGGCCCAGGTCGCCGAGGGACGGCGCCTCTGCGCGATCGCCTGTGTGCAGAACCACTACAACCTTGTGCACCGGGACGACGACGCGCTGATCGACGACCTGGCGCGTGACGGCATTCCCTACGTGCCGTTCTTCCCGCTGGGCGGTTTCTCGCCGCTACAATCGGCCGCGCTGTCAGAAGTAGCGCAGCGCCTGGGCGCCACCACCATGCAGGTCGCGCTCGCGTGGCTGCTGCGCCGCTCACCCCACCTTCTGCTGATTCCCGGCACGTCGTCGGTCGCGCACCTGCGCGAGAACCTGGCCGCAGCCACGCTGGTGTTGCCCGACGATGCCATGCTGACCCTGGACCGCATGGCCGATCGCGCTGCGGGCTGA
- a CDS encoding LysR family transcriptional regulator, whose amino-acid sequence MNVDLGDLNAVVAVARAKGFREGARLSGASASALSEAVRRLEAQMGVRLLHRTTRSVVPTEAGQRLLERLSPALAEVQSALDVVNGFRDRPVGTLKLNVPVSASRLVLPSIVPRFLAAYPDISLEILSEDGFVDLLASGCDAGIRYDERLEQDMIAVPIGPRVQRFAAAAAPAYLDRHGRPEHPRDLLAHHCLRGRFASGAMPLWEFQRGEEAVVRVDVTGRLIVRLGGAADLAVDAAIAGAGVVYLFEEWLRPHLDSGALEPVLEPWWLRFSGPFLYYPGRRLVPAPLRAFVDFIQGAP is encoded by the coding sequence ATGAACGTGGACCTGGGCGATCTCAATGCTGTCGTGGCGGTGGCGCGGGCCAAGGGCTTTCGCGAGGGCGCGCGCCTGAGCGGCGCGAGCGCCTCGGCCTTGAGCGAGGCGGTGCGCCGGCTGGAGGCGCAGATGGGCGTGCGGCTGCTGCACCGCACGACGCGCAGCGTGGTGCCGACCGAAGCCGGCCAGCGCCTGCTGGAGCGGCTGAGCCCGGCGCTGGCCGAGGTGCAGTCGGCGCTCGACGTGGTGAACGGCTTTCGCGACCGGCCCGTCGGCACGCTCAAGCTGAACGTGCCCGTCAGCGCCTCGCGCCTCGTGCTGCCGTCCATCGTGCCGCGCTTTCTCGCCGCCTATCCGGACATTTCCCTGGAGATCCTCTCGGAGGACGGCTTCGTCGACCTGCTGGCGTCCGGCTGCGATGCGGGCATCCGCTACGACGAGCGGCTGGAGCAGGACATGATCGCCGTGCCCATCGGGCCCCGCGTGCAGCGCTTCGCCGCGGCGGCGGCGCCGGCTTACCTCGATCGCCATGGTCGGCCCGAGCATCCCCGCGACCTGCTGGCGCACCACTGCCTGCGGGGGCGCTTTGCCAGCGGGGCCATGCCGCTGTGGGAGTTCCAGCGCGGCGAGGAAGCCGTGGTGCGCGTCGATGTGACCGGGCGGCTGATCGTGCGGCTCGGCGGGGCGGCCGACCTCGCGGTGGACGCTGCGATCGCCGGCGCCGGCGTGGTGTACCTCTTCGAGGAATGGCTGCGGCCCCACCTGGACAGCGGCGCGCTGGAGCCGGTGCTCGAACCTTGGTGGCTGCGCTTTTCCGGCCCCTTCCTGTACTACCCCGGCCGCCGGCTGGTGCCGGCGCCGCTGCGGGCCTTCGTGGACTTCATTCAGGGCGCGCCCTGA
- a CDS encoding histidine phosphatase family protein: MGTLYLVRHGQASFGADDYDQLSPRGREQAVRLGEYWRARNVRFDAVITGTLRRHVQTLEGIAEGLQITPQPLALPALNEYDSAALIAAIHPHPLPRPDTPELYRHHFRLLCDALAQWMGGTISPAGMPSWVAFSSGIRATLEHVRRHHVGHHVLLVSSGGPISTAVGEVLSTPPEVTIALNMRIRNSAVTEFSIAPKRLMMQTFNTLPHLDTEEHASWVTHA; encoded by the coding sequence ATGGGAACCCTCTACCTCGTGCGCCACGGCCAGGCCTCGTTTGGCGCGGATGACTACGACCAGCTGAGCCCGCGCGGGCGCGAGCAGGCGGTGCGCCTGGGCGAGTACTGGCGGGCCCGCAACGTGCGCTTCGATGCGGTGATCACCGGCACGCTGCGCCGCCATGTGCAGACGCTGGAGGGCATCGCCGAGGGCCTGCAGATCACGCCGCAGCCACTGGCCCTGCCCGCCCTGAACGAGTACGACAGCGCGGCGCTCATCGCCGCCATCCATCCCCACCCGCTGCCCCGGCCCGACACGCCCGAGCTGTACCGGCACCACTTCCGGCTGCTGTGCGATGCGCTGGCGCAGTGGATGGGCGGCACCATCAGCCCGGCGGGCATGCCCAGCTGGGTGGCGTTTTCCAGCGGCATCCGTGCGACGCTGGAGCACGTGCGCCGCCATCACGTGGGCCACCACGTGCTGCTGGTGTCCAGCGGCGGGCCGATCTCCACCGCCGTGGGCGAGGTGCTGAGCACGCCGCCCGAAGTGACGATCGCCCTCAACATGCGCATCCGCAACAGCGCGGTGACCGAGTTCAGCATCGCCCCCAAGCGGCTCATGATGCAGACGTTCAACACGCTGCCGCACCTGGACACCGAAGAACACGCGAGCTGGGTGACGCACGCCTGA
- a CDS encoding threonine dehydratase, translated as MAALPTLADIEAAAQVVYADFAPTPQYRWALLSERLGTECWLKHENHTPVGAFKIRGGLTYFDQLARRGALPREVVSATRGNHGQSMGWAARRHGVACTIVVPRGNSVEKNAAMRALGVTLIEHGDDFQEAREHAIQLAADRGAHMVPSFHADLLRGVATYWWEFLRAVPQLAVAYVPIGQGSGACSAIAAKRALGHGVRIVGVVSAHATTYADSIAAGHVVEAPVTTQLADGMACRVADPAALAILAPHLDHVVKVTDAEVAAAMRALFTDTHNVAEGAGAAAFAAAMQERGSLAGLPVGLALTGGNVDAAMFAGVL; from the coding sequence ATGGCCGCACTCCCCACGCTCGCCGACATCGAGGCCGCCGCCCAGGTGGTGTACGCGGACTTCGCCCCCACGCCCCAGTACCGCTGGGCGCTGCTGAGCGAGCGGCTGGGCACTGAATGCTGGCTCAAGCACGAGAACCACACGCCCGTGGGCGCGTTCAAAATCCGCGGCGGGCTCACGTACTTCGACCAGCTCGCCCGGCGCGGCGCGCTGCCGCGCGAGGTGGTCAGCGCCACACGCGGCAACCACGGCCAGAGCATGGGCTGGGCCGCGCGCCGCCACGGCGTGGCCTGCACCATCGTCGTGCCGCGCGGCAACTCGGTAGAGAAGAACGCCGCCATGCGCGCCCTGGGCGTCACCCTGATCGAGCATGGCGACGACTTCCAGGAAGCGCGCGAACACGCCATCCAACTGGCGGCCGACCGCGGCGCGCACATGGTCCCCAGCTTCCATGCCGACCTGCTGCGCGGCGTGGCCACGTACTGGTGGGAATTTCTGCGCGCGGTGCCGCAACTGGCGGTGGCCTATGTGCCCATCGGCCAGGGGTCGGGGGCGTGCTCGGCCATCGCGGCCAAGCGCGCGCTGGGCCACGGCGTGCGCATCGTCGGCGTGGTCAGCGCCCATGCCACCACGTATGCCGACTCCATCGCCGCCGGCCACGTGGTCGAGGCGCCCGTCACCACGCAGCTGGCGGACGGCATGGCCTGCCGCGTGGCCGACCCGGCCGCGCTCGCCATCCTGGCGCCGCACCTGGACCACGTGGTGAAAGTGACCGACGCCGAAGTGGCCGCCGCCATGCGCGCCCTGTTCACCGACACGCACAACGTCGCCGAAGGCGCTGGCGCCGCCGCATTCGCCGCCGCGATGCAGGAACGCGGATCGCTCGCTGGTCTGCCCGTGGGGCTGGCGCTTACGGGCGGCAACGTGGATGCGGCGATGTTCGCTGGCGTGCTGTGA
- a CDS encoding VOC family protein, whose protein sequence is MADRLESGVDWCRRTLGVVPAMGGEHPLMGTHNRLLNLSGPAHPRTYLEIIAMNPAAPGPAAGTRRWFDMDDPALQARVARDGPQLIHWVASVRDVAAAHAALAARGLDRGEVATASRPTPLGLLQWQITLRPDGQRLLGGCLPTLIQWGERHPCYSLPAASGVQLQSLRLEHPEAPALASACAALGLGTQVTVSPGAAPRLQAVLATPRGPVTLASKEPA, encoded by the coding sequence ATGGCCGACCGCTTGGAGAGCGGCGTGGACTGGTGCCGCCGCACGCTGGGCGTGGTGCCGGCCATGGGGGGCGAGCACCCGCTCATGGGCACGCACAACCGCCTGCTCAACCTCAGCGGCCCGGCGCACCCGCGCACCTACCTGGAAATCATCGCCATGAACCCCGCCGCCCCCGGGCCGGCGGCGGGCACGCGGCGCTGGTTCGACATGGACGACCCCGCGCTGCAGGCGCGTGTGGCGCGCGACGGTCCGCAGCTCATCCACTGGGTGGCCTCGGTGCGCGACGTGGCCGCCGCCCATGCGGCGCTGGCCGCGCGCGGGCTGGACCGGGGCGAGGTCGCCACCGCCAGCCGCCCCACGCCGCTGGGGCTGCTGCAATGGCAGATCACCCTGCGGCCGGACGGCCAGCGCCTGCTGGGCGGCTGCCTGCCCACGCTGATCCAGTGGGGCGAGCGCCATCCCTGCTACAGCCTGCCCGCCGCCAGCGGCGTGCAGCTGCAGTCGCTGCGGCTGGAGCACCCCGAGGCGCCCGCGCTGGCCAGCGCCTGCGCCGCCCTTGGCCTGGGCACGCAGGTGACTGTGTCGCCCGGGGCCGCGCCGCGCCTGCAGGCCGTGCTGGCCACGCCCCGCGGCCCCGTCACCCTCGCATCGAAGGAGCCCGCCTGA
- a CDS encoding PhzF family phenazine biosynthesis protein: MRQRPFKQVDVFTQQPYLGNPLAVVLDGSDLSTEQMQHFTNWTNLSEATFLLPPTEAGRAAGADYRVRIFCPGRELPFAGHPTLGSCHAWLEAGGQPRTEGEVVQECALGLITLRRDGDRLAFAAPPLLKSGPLAEEDVALIARGLRIERSDIVAHAWCDNGPNWRGVMLASAEQVLALQPDSAVLGQLNIGVVGPRGKVGVVGAHADEGIAFEVRAFFPGNNGLAEDPVTGSLNAALAQWLIGAHLAPPSYVASQGTAMGRAGRVHVHQDGERIWVGGGSVTCVNGEVRL, from the coding sequence ATGCGCCAACGCCCTTTCAAGCAAGTCGATGTGTTCACCCAGCAGCCCTACCTGGGCAACCCGCTGGCCGTGGTGCTCGACGGCTCGGACCTGTCCACCGAGCAGATGCAGCACTTCACCAACTGGACCAACCTGTCCGAGGCCACCTTCCTGCTGCCGCCCACCGAGGCCGGCCGGGCCGCCGGCGCCGACTACCGCGTGCGCATCTTCTGCCCGGGCCGCGAGCTGCCGTTCGCAGGGCACCCCACGCTGGGCAGCTGCCACGCCTGGCTGGAGGCCGGCGGCCAGCCGCGCACCGAGGGCGAGGTGGTGCAGGAATGCGCGCTGGGCCTGATCACGCTGCGCCGCGACGGCGACCGGCTGGCCTTCGCCGCGCCGCCGCTGCTCAAGAGCGGGCCGCTGGCCGAAGAGGACGTGGCCCTGATCGCGCGCGGCCTGCGCATCGAGCGCAGCGACATCGTGGCGCATGCCTGGTGCGACAACGGCCCGAACTGGCGCGGCGTGATGCTCGCCAGCGCCGAACAGGTGCTGGCCCTGCAGCCCGACAGCGCCGTCCTTGGCCAGCTGAACATCGGCGTGGTGGGTCCGCGCGGCAAGGTGGGCGTGGTCGGCGCGCATGCCGACGAGGGCATCGCCTTCGAGGTGCGGGCGTTCTTTCCGGGCAACAACGGCCTGGCCGAAGACCCGGTGACGGGCAGCCTCAACGCCGCCCTGGCGCAGTGGCTCATCGGCGCGCACCTGGCACCGCCCAGCTACGTCGCCAGCCAGGGCACGGCAATGGGCCGCGCCGGGCGCGTGCACGTGCACCAGGACGGCGAGCGCATCTGGGTCGGCGGCGGATCGGTCACCTGCGTGAACGGCGAGGTGCGGCTGTGA
- a CDS encoding PhzF family phenazine biosynthesis protein codes for MRQRPFKQIDVFSHRPGDGNPLAVVLDAQGLDDADMRRFAAWTNLSETSFLLPPTEAGRAAGADYRVRIFTPRGAELPFAGHPTLGTCHAWLEAGHVPRDAGLVVQESAGGLVRIQRSGDRLAFAAPPLRRSDASPALVPLIAGALGIRPQQIEAAQLLDNGPRWLGLVLDSAETVHRLRPDHARLKDLGQDVGVIHVGADAHDATQPGVVVRAFAAPMGNPEDPVTGSLNASFAQWLIAEGRAPHSYLVAQGESLGRAGRVHIRQDAQGQVWVGGRSLTCIEGTARL; via the coding sequence ATGCGCCAGCGCCCCTTCAAGCAGATCGACGTGTTCAGCCACCGCCCTGGCGACGGCAACCCGCTGGCCGTGGTGCTGGACGCGCAGGGCCTGGACGACGCCGACATGCGCCGCTTCGCCGCGTGGACCAACCTGTCGGAAACCAGCTTCCTGCTGCCGCCCACCGAGGCGGGCCGCGCGGCGGGGGCCGACTACCGCGTGCGCATCTTCACGCCGCGCGGGGCCGAGCTGCCGTTCGCCGGGCACCCCACGCTCGGCACCTGCCACGCCTGGCTGGAGGCCGGCCACGTACCGCGCGATGCCGGCCTGGTGGTGCAGGAGTCGGCCGGCGGGCTGGTGCGCATCCAGCGCAGCGGCGACCGGCTGGCGTTCGCGGCGCCGCCGCTGCGCCGCAGCGATGCCAGCCCCGCGCTGGTGCCGCTGATCGCCGGGGCCCTGGGCATCCGGCCGCAGCAGATCGAGGCCGCCCAGCTGCTGGACAACGGCCCGCGCTGGCTGGGCCTGGTGCTCGACAGCGCCGAGACGGTGCACCGCCTGCGGCCCGACCACGCCCGGCTCAAGGACCTGGGCCAGGATGTCGGCGTGATCCACGTCGGCGCCGACGCCCACGATGCCACGCAGCCCGGCGTGGTGGTGCGCGCCTTCGCCGCGCCCATGGGCAACCCCGAAGACCCGGTCACGGGCAGCCTGAACGCGAGCTTCGCGCAGTGGCTCATCGCCGAAGGCCGCGCGCCGCACAGCTACCTCGTGGCCCAGGGCGAGAGCCTGGGCCGGGCCGGCCGCGTGCACATCCGCCAGGACGCGCAGGGCCAAGTTTGGGTCGGCGGCCGCAGCCTCACCTGCATCGAGGGAACCGCCCGCCTATGA
- a CDS encoding glutathione S-transferase family protein: MLRLWGRLSSINVRKVVWTVQELGLELQRTDAGGQFGIVCEPPFLRLNPNGMVPLIEDDGFTLWESNAIVRYLCAKHASGTLYPEDLRTRFVAEQWMDWQQTTLNPAGRDAFLQWVRTPEAQRDPAAIARSVAATEPLLDRLEAHLAQQPCLAGERFTMADIVVGCEIHRWWGLPQERVARTHLDAWYQGLLSRPGARGVIDQPLA; this comes from the coding sequence ATGCTGCGGCTCTGGGGACGGCTGTCGTCCATCAACGTGCGCAAGGTCGTGTGGACCGTGCAGGAGCTGGGCCTGGAGCTGCAGCGCACCGACGCGGGCGGGCAGTTCGGCATCGTGTGCGAGCCGCCGTTCCTGCGGCTCAACCCGAACGGCATGGTGCCGCTGATCGAGGACGACGGCTTCACGCTGTGGGAGTCGAACGCCATCGTGCGCTACCTGTGCGCCAAGCACGCCAGCGGCACCCTCTATCCCGAGGACCTGCGCACGCGCTTCGTGGCCGAGCAGTGGATGGACTGGCAGCAGACCACGCTCAACCCCGCGGGGCGCGACGCGTTCCTGCAGTGGGTGCGCACGCCCGAGGCGCAGCGCGACCCGGCCGCCATCGCGCGGTCGGTGGCGGCCACCGAGCCGCTCCTGGACCGGCTGGAGGCGCACCTGGCGCAGCAGCCGTGCCTGGCCGGCGAGCGCTTCACCATGGCCGACATCGTGGTGGGCTGCGAGATCCACCGCTGGTGGGGCCTGCCGCAGGAGCGCGTTGCGCGCACCCACCTCGACGCCTGGTACCAGGGCCTGCTGTCGCGCCCCGGCGCACGCGGCGTGATCGACCAGCCGCTCGCCTGA